Proteins encoded in a region of the Paramagnetospirillum magneticum AMB-1 genome:
- a CDS encoding glycosyltransferase, whose protein sequence is MIGRCLVALLACHNRRTVTRAALETLFRQALPPDLSLDVILVDDGSSDGTFETVAERFPSVRLLRGDGSLYWNGAMALAQKAAMADAADAHLWLNDDVVLAENAIADLLAVHDGEIAAGRRPPIVVGAMVDPESGCPTYGGHVRRPGLHPFRFARVFASGQAATPCDSFNGNCLLVPRSAFGVLGPIDDAFAGGQPLGDIDYGLRAGRAGIPMLVAPRPAGRCKANHGGSPWETPGRPLGERLASLSGPLGPARRQTATFYRRHGGWAWPFWWATHVGRCLWAGFRPRARRRERPRLAMIEPVLPWYRLPLLTRLRDSGQIDVEVFHGTSHPEGEPDCDPPPAIRHHRSRNFYWPRGGDRILWCNGVWKVLFGGYDVVLMAEHVYTASNWLIWLASRLLGRPRIILTGHFNLDAKPENLIARLRRAWIRGADYLAAYTSSGERQCRAIGIPLHRIEVLGNTLDVEAIRTQAASVQGTRPAPAEGGPAVFLFIGRLYRDKMAPLAAEAVATLNGMGHPALLLVVGEGSDRAELERLAREGSPVRVLGECRDPADLARLFAQAQAAIMPDAAGLAVVHAFAHGIPVVIGPGSRHRVEVEYLRHGENGLRAEALTARSLAEQMRRLLTEPGLADALRAGAERTADGLSMDLYAQRLEALVARAARD, encoded by the coding sequence ATGATCGGTCGGTGCCTTGTCGCCCTCCTTGCCTGCCATAACCGGCGGACCGTCACCCGGGCCGCCCTGGAGACCCTGTTCCGCCAGGCCCTGCCGCCGGATCTGTCCCTCGACGTGATCCTGGTCGATGACGGCAGTTCCGACGGCACCTTCGAGACTGTCGCCGAGCGGTTCCCTTCCGTCCGCCTGCTCCGCGGCGACGGCAGCCTTTACTGGAACGGCGCCATGGCCCTGGCGCAGAAGGCGGCCATGGCAGACGCCGCCGACGCCCACCTCTGGCTGAACGACGATGTGGTCCTGGCCGAGAACGCCATCGCGGACCTGCTGGCGGTCCACGACGGCGAGATAGCGGCCGGACGCCGCCCCCCCATCGTGGTCGGCGCCATGGTCGATCCGGAATCCGGTTGTCCCACCTATGGCGGGCATGTCCGGCGCCCGGGTCTCCACCCCTTTCGCTTCGCCCGGGTCTTCGCCTCGGGTCAGGCCGCCACACCCTGCGACAGCTTCAACGGCAATTGCCTGCTGGTTCCGCGCTCGGCCTTCGGCGTTCTGGGCCCCATCGATGACGCTTTCGCCGGCGGACAGCCCCTGGGCGACATCGATTACGGGCTGCGGGCCGGACGGGCCGGCATTCCCATGCTGGTCGCCCCCCGGCCGGCGGGCCGCTGCAAGGCCAACCATGGCGGCTCTCCCTGGGAAACCCCAGGGCGGCCCCTTGGCGAGCGCCTTGCGTCCCTGTCCGGTCCCTTGGGTCCGGCCAGACGCCAGACCGCGACCTTCTACCGCCGCCATGGCGGCTGGGCCTGGCCGTTCTGGTGGGCGACCCATGTCGGCCGCTGCCTATGGGCGGGCTTCCGCCCCCGGGCAAGGCGACGGGAACGGCCGCGGCTGGCCATGATCGAGCCGGTCCTGCCCTGGTACCGCCTGCCCCTGCTGACCCGGCTGAGGGATAGCGGGCAGATCGACGTCGAGGTCTTTCACGGCACGTCCCACCCCGAGGGAGAGCCCGATTGCGACCCGCCACCCGCCATCCGCCACCACCGGTCCCGGAATTTCTATTGGCCCCGGGGGGGGGACCGCATCCTCTGGTGTAACGGTGTCTGGAAAGTCCTGTTCGGTGGCTACGACGTCGTCTTGATGGCCGAACACGTCTACACCGCGTCCAACTGGCTGATCTGGCTGGCGTCCAGGCTGCTCGGCCGCCCCAGGATCATCCTGACCGGCCATTTCAACCTGGACGCCAAGCCGGAAAACCTGATCGCCCGCCTGCGCCGCGCCTGGATCAGGGGGGCCGATTACCTGGCCGCCTACACCTCATCGGGCGAGCGGCAATGCCGGGCCATCGGCATTCCGCTCCACCGTATCGAGGTGCTGGGCAATACCCTCGACGTGGAAGCCATCCGCACCCAGGCCGCTTCCGTCCAAGGGACACGGCCCGCGCCGGCCGAGGGAGGACCGGCCGTCTTTCTGTTCATCGGACGCCTTTATCGCGACAAGATGGCGCCCCTGGCCGCCGAAGCGGTGGCGACCCTCAATGGCATGGGCCATCCGGCCTTGCTGCTGGTGGTGGGAGAGGGGAGCGATCGGGCGGAACTGGAACGCCTTGCCCGCGAAGGTAGCCCGGTGCGGGTCCTGGGCGAGTGCAGGGACCCGGCGGATCTCGCCCGCCTGTTCGCCCAGGCCCAGGCCGCCATCATGCCCGATGCGGCGGGCCTCGCGGTGGTGCATGCCTTTGCCCATGGAATCCCGGTCGTCATCGGCCCCGGCAGCCGCCACAGGGTCGAGGTCGAGTACCTCCGCCACGGCGAGAATGGCTTGCGGGCCGAGGCGCTGACCGCCCGCTCCCTGGCTGAACAGATGCGCCGGCTGCTGACCGAGCCCGGTCTGGCCGACGCCCTGCGCGCCGGCGCCGAAAGAACCGCCGACGGCCTGAGCATGGACCTTTACGCCCAGCGCCTGGAAGCGCTGGTGGCAAGGGCGGCCCGTGACTGA
- a CDS encoding O-antigen ligase family protein, translated as MTLLWVLLTTYLGLAFLHGALSYGLQTAVASYRASLYLTVGVSYFALFQHDRNDTIWTLNLVILAGLAVVLFAIAAWLVPEWRPQDPGHMALSSQAYERSRVLPAQAAQFIALAALLSLPSWLQVGSSLWLRLATLPLLAVSIFLFHRSVWVMLAVSVLVTLAASGRGAVRAFVVVQFLLVALALVWLLLVGLDMDILSASLRTAVNEAVDLDNNTLDWRIQGWRILVERAISDGPLSILFGAGFGIGYERNIAQLYVTASPHNYYVELFLTSGLLGCGLFVLSILSVFRRALSQALHGGANEMLALPGMVIGVVVYSASYSPQYDTALILGLILALPAIPRRRPIPEGVSQPAPP; from the coding sequence TTGACGTTGCTGTGGGTGCTGCTAACCACATATCTGGGACTGGCCTTTCTCCACGGAGCCCTGTCCTACGGGCTGCAGACGGCGGTGGCCTCGTACCGGGCTTCCCTGTATCTGACCGTCGGGGTCAGCTACTTCGCGCTGTTCCAGCACGACAGGAACGATACGATCTGGACCCTGAATCTGGTTATCCTGGCCGGACTGGCAGTGGTGCTTTTCGCCATTGCGGCCTGGCTGGTGCCCGAATGGCGACCGCAGGACCCCGGCCATATGGCCTTGTCCAGCCAGGCCTACGAGCGCAGCCGCGTGCTGCCCGCCCAGGCCGCCCAATTTATCGCCCTCGCCGCCTTGCTCAGCCTGCCATCCTGGCTTCAGGTGGGTTCAAGCCTGTGGTTGCGCCTGGCTACTCTTCCCTTGCTGGCGGTCTCCATCTTCTTGTTCCACCGCTCGGTCTGGGTCATGCTGGCGGTCAGCGTGCTGGTCACGCTGGCGGCCTCGGGACGTGGCGCCGTGAGGGCGTTCGTCGTCGTCCAGTTCCTGCTGGTCGCCCTGGCCCTGGTATGGCTGCTGCTGGTCGGCCTGGATATGGATATCCTCTCGGCGTCCCTGCGCACGGCAGTCAATGAAGCCGTCGACCTGGACAACAACACGCTGGACTGGCGCATCCAGGGCTGGCGTATCCTGGTGGAGCGGGCCATTTCCGACGGCCCGCTGTCCATCTTGTTCGGAGCCGGGTTCGGCATCGGATACGAGCGAAACATCGCTCAGTTATATGTGACGGCCTCGCCCCACAATTACTATGTCGAGTTGTTCCTGACCTCAGGGCTGTTGGGATGCGGCCTGTTCGTTCTATCCATCCTGTCCGTATTCAGACGGGCGCTGTCCCAGGCGCTCCACGGGGGGGCCAATGAAATGCTGGCGCTGCCGGGGATGGTGATCGGCGTGGTGGTGTACAGCGCCAGTTATTCGCCCCAATACGACACGGCGCTGATTCTTGGGCTGATTCTGGCTCTTCCCGCCATACCCCGCCGCCGCCCGATTCCGGAAGGCGTTTCCCAACCGGCGCCGCCATGA
- a CDS encoding glycosyltransferase family 4 protein has translation MTRSVVIILARLTHSGIETMMRAIGPEWAGRGWSAHILATGEEDEGPFADEMRAAGYVVHHVPFRRHPGFFLDVWRFFRTQRFDVIHIHCERANFWFGLLATLAGAKVFRTVNNIFRFEGGLRLRRRVQRWLSWRLGVVCTAPGPDVIAHEMWRFGNPCRQTPYWIDERRFPLVDEAGRAAARAALGCAAGQFVLVSAGRCHDIKNHAAIIRALPLLPDNVIYLHAGGGPLEAEEWALAQRLGLDARVRMLGVVDGIHTVLAAADAFVMPSITEGLGLAAVEAQVMGIPCVLSRVEGLSELAPHSRAGEWCGLDAESIAAAVIRLRQKDLGEVRRLALLDAEDARRIYGRMNGFEGLLTLYGSAG, from the coding sequence GTGACACGTAGCGTCGTCATTATTCTGGCCAGGCTGACACATTCCGGCATCGAGACCATGATGCGCGCCATTGGTCCGGAATGGGCCGGACGCGGCTGGTCCGCCCACATCCTGGCGACGGGCGAAGAGGACGAGGGGCCTTTCGCCGACGAGATGCGGGCCGCTGGCTATGTGGTGCACCATGTGCCCTTCCGGCGCCATCCGGGATTCTTTCTCGATGTCTGGCGGTTCTTTCGCACACAACGCTTCGACGTGATCCACATCCATTGCGAGCGGGCCAATTTCTGGTTTGGATTGCTGGCCACCCTGGCCGGGGCCAAGGTGTTCCGGACGGTCAACAATATCTTCCGCTTCGAGGGTGGGCTACGGCTGCGCCGGCGGGTGCAGCGCTGGCTGTCCTGGCGCCTGGGCGTGGTCTGTACCGCGCCTGGGCCCGATGTCATCGCCCATGAGATGTGGCGGTTCGGCAATCCCTGTCGCCAGACCCCCTATTGGATCGACGAACGTCGCTTTCCGTTGGTGGACGAGGCTGGGCGCGCCGCGGCGCGGGCGGCGCTGGGCTGTGCCGCCGGCCAGTTCGTGCTGGTGTCGGCGGGGCGGTGCCACGACATCAAGAACCATGCGGCGATCATCCGGGCTTTGCCCCTGTTGCCGGACAATGTGATCTACCTTCACGCCGGGGGCGGACCGCTGGAGGCGGAGGAATGGGCCCTCGCCCAGCGGCTGGGGCTGGACGCAAGGGTCCGGATGCTGGGCGTGGTGGACGGGATTCACACGGTTCTGGCAGCCGCCGATGCCTTTGTGATGCCTTCCATCACCGAGGGTCTCGGCCTTGCGGCAGTGGAAGCCCAGGTCATGGGGATTCCCTGCGTTCTCAGCCGGGTCGAAGGGCTGTCGGAACTGGCCCCCCACAGCCGCGCCGGCGAATGGTGCGGCCTGGACGCCGAATCCATCGCCGCCGCGGTGATCCGGCTTCGCCAGAAGGATTTGGGGGAGGTGCGCCGGCTGGCCCTGCTCGATGCGGAGGACGCTCGCCGCATCTATGGCCGCATGAACGGGTTCGAGGGCTTGCTGACCCTTTACGGGAGCGCCGGGTGA
- a CDS encoding oligosaccharide flippase family protein, whose translation MSLDIARSLRWSYGGMAANLVLQVAFAALAARLVSAESYGMAAVATGLVSYLSYLSDLGVGLLAVRNRDLDAADLWGVALVGLAGNLVIVAAVWLAAPSVAAFVGFSGEGVWVLRALSLLAPLGGLNTAALAWLNREMDFRALAIMSLVGKLVGQGAVTLPLAWAGWGVWALVAGALGQVAAGLAIALWRQPPRLPRRSRWPAIGAALRVGVNFSLIRLLDSTQAQMIPLSAATLMGAGAAGLFDRGALLTLVALELITAGAGRVLLPVYGRMGEEERGRIPQAFLSACRRVLCLVLPLAAGVAAAAEPLVLTVFGGGWSALVEPLRLLAVLAGLRSVAMLAGGLVEAQGGLYHNMMQRICVLVLLLSWICVVRPTELGWLLAGAVLAEGASALALLALASRAAGLAFAAVLVPPLLALSVALPVGGVMALAAGADGSPGYRLVLTMLCGGICLGGVLLLHPHSGLRGEVRRMVRHAFAGNVSL comes from the coding sequence GTGAGTCTGGACATTGCCCGGTCGCTGCGGTGGTCCTATGGCGGGATGGCCGCCAATCTGGTCCTGCAGGTCGCCTTCGCGGCCCTGGCCGCCCGCCTGGTCTCCGCCGAGTCCTATGGCATGGCGGCGGTGGCCACCGGCCTGGTGTCCTATCTGTCCTATCTGTCCGATCTGGGGGTCGGCCTTCTGGCGGTACGCAACCGAGACCTGGATGCCGCCGATCTGTGGGGGGTGGCCCTGGTCGGTCTGGCCGGCAATCTGGTCATCGTGGCCGCGGTCTGGCTGGCTGCGCCCTCGGTGGCGGCCTTTGTCGGATTTTCCGGGGAGGGGGTCTGGGTGTTGCGCGCCCTGTCGCTTCTGGCCCCGCTGGGAGGCCTTAACACCGCCGCCCTGGCCTGGCTCAACCGTGAAATGGATTTCCGCGCCCTGGCCATCATGTCCCTGGTCGGCAAGCTGGTCGGGCAAGGTGCCGTCACCCTGCCGCTGGCCTGGGCGGGGTGGGGGGTGTGGGCCCTGGTGGCGGGGGCGTTGGGGCAGGTGGCCGCCGGTCTGGCCATCGCCCTTTGGCGGCAGCCGCCTCGCCTGCCTCGCCGGTCCCGCTGGCCCGCCATCGGTGCGGCGCTGCGGGTGGGGGTCAATTTCTCCCTCATCAGGCTTCTGGACTCGACCCAGGCCCAGATGATTCCCCTGTCCGCCGCGACCCTGATGGGGGCTGGGGCGGCGGGGCTGTTCGATCGGGGCGCCCTGCTGACCCTGGTGGCTCTGGAGCTGATCACGGCCGGTGCCGGGCGGGTGCTGTTGCCGGTCTATGGCCGCATGGGCGAGGAGGAGCGGGGCCGCATTCCCCAGGCCTTCCTGTCCGCCTGCCGAAGAGTGCTGTGCCTGGTGCTCCCCCTGGCCGCCGGCGTGGCGGCAGCGGCCGAGCCCCTGGTCCTGACCGTGTTCGGCGGCGGCTGGTCCGCCCTGGTGGAGCCCTTGAGGCTGCTGGCGGTACTGGCCGGTCTGCGATCGGTCGCCATGTTGGCCGGAGGGTTGGTGGAGGCCCAGGGGGGCTTGTACCACAACATGATGCAACGCATCTGTGTCCTTGTCCTGTTGCTGAGTTGGATCTGCGTCGTCCGGCCCACGGAACTGGGATGGCTGCTGGCCGGAGCCGTTCTGGCCGAGGGGGCGAGCGCCCTGGCGTTGCTGGCCCTGGCGTCCCGGGCCGCCGGCCTGGCGTTCGCGGCGGTGCTGGTGCCGCCGCTTCTGGCGCTGAGCGTGGCGCTGCCGGTGGGCGGCGTCATGGCCCTGGCGGCCGGTGCGGATGGCTCGCCGGGCTATCGCCTGGTCCTGACCATGCTGTGTGGCGGCATTTGCCTGGGCGGCGTTCTTCTGCTGCACCCCCATTCCGGCTTGAGGGGCGAGGTGCGGAGGATGGTTCGGCACGCTTTCGCTGGGAATGTGTCATTATGA
- a CDS encoding sugar transferase, which translates to MRASGADRVGMAGRAVVPLLIAADVLTLELFVLLGMWLREAVSVWFPISLAPVTFHGIHLAVLVIPLGCLVWGLYPGYGLSPVDRLRRRTLVVLVGFGLMDVYDHLGQNGQWSRGVLVVAMALAVVGLPITHAWARRTLLRLGLWGEKVVLLGDPERCRMTAAALSARPDLGWIPAGIGNWPLDGEGHWNDAEMAILLPLRGELSLAEAADSLPFRRMVVIPDLGGRSLGVSSLETGLGLGLGMRNNLLYPVNRMLKRSLDLVAVLLALPLALPVIAAFALAVKVISPGPAFYGQQREGLGGRPFRLWKIRSMTPDAETRLDEVLGQDARTQGEWKSRMKLEDDPRIIPGIGRFMRRFSIDELPQLLNVLLGHMSLVGPRPLPAYHLAEISPALVALRQQVRPGITGWAQISGRSHSTVLQQVEYDAYYIRNWSFWIDSYVLARTVEVVLSARGAF; encoded by the coding sequence TTGCGGGCGAGCGGCGCCGACCGGGTTGGCATGGCCGGGCGGGCGGTGGTGCCTTTGCTGATCGCGGCCGATGTGCTGACACTGGAGCTTTTCGTGCTGCTCGGAATGTGGCTGCGCGAGGCGGTATCCGTCTGGTTCCCCATCTCCCTGGCGCCGGTGACGTTTCATGGCATTCATCTGGCAGTTCTGGTCATTCCGCTGGGCTGTCTGGTCTGGGGGCTCTATCCTGGCTATGGTCTGTCGCCGGTGGATCGCCTGCGCCGGCGGACTCTGGTCGTGCTGGTCGGGTTCGGCCTGATGGACGTCTACGACCACCTGGGGCAGAACGGGCAATGGTCGCGGGGCGTGTTGGTCGTCGCCATGGCTCTGGCCGTGGTGGGGCTGCCCATAACCCATGCCTGGGCTCGCCGGACCTTGCTGCGGCTCGGGCTGTGGGGCGAGAAGGTGGTGTTGCTGGGCGATCCCGAACGGTGTCGGATGACGGCGGCCGCGCTGTCGGCGCGACCGGATCTGGGGTGGATTCCCGCCGGGATTGGCAATTGGCCGCTGGACGGCGAGGGGCATTGGAACGACGCGGAGATGGCGATTCTGTTGCCTCTCCGGGGGGAGCTAAGTCTGGCCGAGGCGGCGGATTCATTGCCGTTCCGGCGCATGGTGGTCATTCCCGACCTGGGCGGGCGCAGTCTGGGCGTATCCTCCCTGGAAACGGGCCTGGGCCTGGGGCTGGGAATGCGCAACAACCTGCTGTATCCGGTGAACCGGATGCTCAAGCGCAGCCTGGATCTGGTTGCGGTTCTCCTGGCGTTGCCCCTGGCGTTGCCGGTGATCGCCGCCTTTGCCCTGGCGGTCAAGGTGATCTCGCCCGGACCGGCGTTCTACGGGCAGCAGCGCGAGGGGTTGGGCGGGCGGCCGTTCCGGCTGTGGAAGATCCGCTCCATGACCCCCGATGCCGAGACGCGGCTGGACGAGGTGCTGGGCCAGGATGCGCGAACCCAGGGTGAATGGAAGTCCCGGATGAAGCTGGAGGACGACCCGAGGATCATTCCGGGAATCGGCCGCTTCATGCGCCGCTTCTCCATCGACGAACTGCCGCAACTGCTCAATGTGCTGCTGGGTCATATGAGCCTGGTGGGGCCGCGTCCCCTGCCGGCCTATCATCTGGCTGAAATTTCCCCGGCCCTGGTGGCGCTGCGTCAGCAGGTGCGGCCGGGCATCACCGGCTGGGCCCAGATTTCCGGGCGCAGCCACAGCACGGTGCTGCAACAGGTGGAATATGACGCTTATTACATTCGTAACTGGTCATTCTGGATAGATTCATACGTTCTGGCGCGTACGGTGGAAGTGGTGCTGTCGGCGCGGGGGGCGTTTTGA
- a CDS encoding outer membrane beta-barrel protein: MSFLLRTSLAALVAVGVASPVLAQPTPKAEDLTPSEKNNLLRDQEVTKRDQPDYAAKGVDLGGFKFLPTLEATERFTSNLYYEQNNHRKELVTTVTPGLRLKSDWNVHELEFYANSEIKRHRRFWGEDVENYTAGANGKLDVTSELLLRGRVNWNAGHEARSSPDDVGGITPTKTQTQGAMLGAEYHGPRIRLRTEAEVTEYQFWDVRKADGTMANNTGRNRRVGELRQRVGYEIIPEYTAFAEVIYNDRRYDTADANGTHRDSHGWENRVGTEIEISGALRGEVFASYLMQYYNDPIYRDVEGPGAGASLTWTPTGLTTVKGGIKRTINETTSRYSAGNLATRYDVSVAHELQRNIILEADGALTQTAYMRLGRHDKLWSGGMTGTYKINRYLYTALDYHAARQDNNLSTGQYLEHSTFLKLGVQY; encoded by the coding sequence ATGTCCTTTCTGCTTCGTACCTCGCTGGCGGCTTTGGTGGCCGTGGGTGTCGCATCCCCGGTTCTGGCTCAGCCCACTCCGAAAGCGGAAGATCTGACCCCGTCGGAGAAGAACAATCTTCTGCGCGACCAGGAGGTGACCAAGCGCGATCAGCCAGATTACGCCGCCAAGGGGGTGGATCTGGGCGGCTTCAAGTTTCTTCCGACCCTGGAGGCCACCGAGCGGTTCACCAGCAACCTGTATTACGAGCAGAACAATCACCGCAAGGAACTGGTCACCACGGTGACGCCCGGGCTCCGGCTGAAATCGGACTGGAATGTCCACGAGCTGGAATTCTACGCCAACAGCGAGATCAAGCGTCACCGCCGCTTCTGGGGCGAGGATGTGGAGAACTACACCGCCGGTGCCAACGGCAAGCTGGATGTGACCAGCGAGTTGCTCCTGCGCGGCAGGGTCAACTGGAACGCCGGGCACGAGGCCCGTTCCTCACCCGACGACGTCGGCGGCATCACGCCGACCAAGACCCAGACCCAGGGCGCCATGCTGGGGGCCGAATATCACGGCCCGCGCATCCGACTGCGCACAGAGGCCGAGGTCACCGAATACCAGTTCTGGGACGTGCGCAAGGCCGACGGCACCATGGCCAACAATACGGGCCGCAACCGCCGGGTGGGCGAATTGCGCCAGCGCGTGGGCTACGAGATTATTCCTGAATACACCGCCTTTGCCGAGGTTATCTATAACGACCGGCGCTACGACACCGCCGATGCCAATGGCACGCACCGCGATTCCCATGGCTGGGAAAACCGCGTGGGCACCGAGATCGAGATCTCCGGGGCGCTGCGCGGCGAGGTGTTCGCCTCGTACCTGATGCAGTACTACAACGATCCCATCTATCGCGACGTGGAAGGTCCGGGCGCCGGGGCGTCCTTGACCTGGACTCCCACCGGCCTGACCACCGTCAAGGGAGGGATCAAGCGGACCATCAACGAAACCACCTCGCGTTACTCGGCCGGCAATCTCGCCACCCGCTATGACGTTTCCGTCGCCCACGAATTGCAGCGCAATATCATCCTGGAGGCGGACGGCGCCCTGACCCAGACCGCCTATATGCGGTTGGGTCGCCACGATAAGCTGTGGAGCGGCGGCATGACGGGCACTTACAAGATCAACCGCTATCTCTATACCGCCCTCGATTATCACGCCGCCCGGCAGGATAATAATCTGTCCACCGGCCAGTATCTCGAGCACTCCACCTTCCTGAAGCTGGGCGTGCAGTATTGA
- a CDS encoding polysaccharide biosynthesis/export family protein, translating to MRWLRIVAVLLVAGCSSVGWAADLAYVLGPNDKVKITVFGEPDLSGEFEIGGSGTLAMPLVGEIPLGGKNLSQASGLLAERLRQGILRDPKVSVEVLNYRPFFILGEVNQPGSYPYVNGMTVVNAAAIGGGFTYRADKKDIKITREGAQGKTEIKGQMESTVMPGDVIWVGERFF from the coding sequence ATGCGGTGGTTGCGTATCGTGGCCGTCCTGCTGGTGGCGGGATGCTCTTCGGTCGGTTGGGCCGCCGACTTGGCCTATGTTCTGGGCCCCAACGACAAGGTCAAGATCACCGTTTTCGGTGAGCCGGATCTGTCGGGGGAGTTCGAGATCGGGGGCTCGGGCACCCTGGCCATGCCGCTGGTCGGAGAAATCCCCCTGGGCGGCAAGAATCTCAGTCAGGCTTCGGGCCTGCTGGCCGAGCGCCTGCGCCAGGGTATCCTGCGTGATCCCAAGGTCTCGGTCGAGGTTTTGAATTACCGGCCGTTCTTCATTCTGGGCGAGGTCAACCAGCCGGGGTCCTATCCCTATGTCAACGGCATGACCGTGGTCAACGCGGCGGCCATCGGCGGCGGCTTTACCTACCGCGCCGACAAGAAAGACATCAAGATCACCCGCGAGGGCGCCCAGGGCAAGACCGAGATCAAGGGCCAGATGGAAAGCACCGTCATGCCCGGCGACGTCATCTGGGTGGGAGAGCGCTTCTTCTGA
- a CDS encoding metallophosphoesterase family protein, which yields MSILETLIRPFRRNRGIARPFRPPDGTRIYAFGDVHGRADLLQSLMDSVVGDLARAERSWDRCEVVGLGDYLDRGPQSRRVLDLLIGAALPAGCRLTALRGNHEDAFLHALADPMAIPDWLEYGGAATLVSYGVVPIAGAPSRERSERMQAELAAALPPAHKAFLAAMPTSLRLGDYLFVHAGVRPGRPLEQQAPEDLLWIRHEFLASRRFHGAMIVHGHHIVPQPEILDNRMGIDTGAYCTNVLSCLVLEGDTAGLIQATPAGIRRSALPPR from the coding sequence ATGTCCATCCTGGAAACCCTGATCCGGCCGTTCCGGCGAAACCGCGGGATCGCCCGGCCGTTCCGCCCCCCCGACGGGACGAGGATTTATGCCTTCGGCGATGTCCATGGCCGCGCCGATCTGCTGCAATCACTGATGGATTCCGTCGTCGGCGATCTGGCCCGAGCCGAACGGTCCTGGGATCGCTGCGAGGTGGTGGGACTTGGCGACTATCTGGATCGTGGCCCCCAGTCGCGCCGGGTCCTGGATCTGTTGATCGGTGCCGCCCTTCCAGCGGGTTGCCGCCTGACCGCCCTTCGGGGCAACCACGAGGACGCCTTCCTGCACGCCCTGGCCGACCCCATGGCCATTCCCGACTGGCTGGAATACGGCGGAGCTGCCACCCTGGTCAGCTATGGCGTCGTCCCCATCGCCGGCGCCCCCAGCCGCGAGCGCTCGGAACGCATGCAGGCCGAACTGGCCGCCGCGCTGCCCCCCGCCCACAAGGCCTTTCTGGCGGCGATGCCGACATCGTTGCGGCTGGGAGATTATCTCTTCGTCCATGCCGGCGTGCGGCCGGGGCGCCCCCTGGAGCAGCAGGCCCCCGAGGATCTGCTGTGGATCCGCCACGAATTCCTGGCCAGCCGCCGATTCCACGGCGCCATGATCGTCCACGGCCACCACATCGTTCCCCAGCCGGAGATCCTGGACAACCGCATGGGCATCGACACCGGCGCCTATTGCACCAATGTGCTGTCCTGTCTGGTTCTGGAGGGGGACACGGCCGGGCTGATCCAGGCTACGCCGGCCGGGATCAGAAGAAGCGCTCTCCCACCCAGATGA